Genomic segment of Myxococcus stipitatus:
CATCGCGGTGGTGAGCGACGAGCGCAAGGCGGAGGTGGCCCGCAAGGCGGGGGCCCACGAGGTGCTGTTGTCCACGGGGGCGTGGATGGGCCAGGTCAAGGAGCTGACGGATGGACTGGGCGCCAACGTGGTGGTGGACCCGGTGGGCAGCGACATCTTCGAGCGGAGCCTCAAGGTCCTCGCGCCCGAGGGGCGGCTCCTGGTGGTGGGCTTCGCGGGAGGCAAGATTCCCGAGGTGGCCGTCAACCGGTTGCTGCTGCGCAACATCGACGTGGTGGGCGTGGCCTGGGGTGGGTTCCTCATGCATGAGCCGTCGCTGACGCGCACCATCGCGAAGGAGCTGGAGGCCCTGGCGGAGCGCGGCATCCTGGAGCCGGTGGTGGGGAGCGTCTTCCCGCTGGAGGCGGGGGCGGACGCGCTGCGGGAGCTGGAGACTCGGCGCGCCACGGGCAAGGTGGTGCTGCGGATGCGCGCGGGGTGAGCGGTGTGCGCCTGGGGGGGCGGCGGGACGTACGGGCCGCCCGCCGGGCGGGCGCCTCTCCAGGTCGCTTCGGGGTGTTGCTCCCGAAGGGTGGGGCGTTGACAGGTTACAGCCAGGAGGAGCCAGCGCCATGGCGGACGAACCCATCATCGACCGGCAGCACGAACGGGAGCGGGAGCAGGAGCGGCGGCGGCTTCAGGAGGAGGAGCTGAAGGACCTGGAGGTGGAGGCGCGCAGAGGGACTCGGCCGCTGGAGGGTTACGCCGGAGGGCACACCACCTGGGTGAGCGCCCAGGACGACGCGGTCGCCGCCGTCGAACATGCCCATGACGCCGAGGCGTCGTGGGAGGCCAGCAAGCGGCAGGCAAGGCTCGAGCCGGAACCCGAGCCCGAGGGTGAGCGCGACTGAGCAAGGGGCGCGGCGCGCTCCGGCAGGGAGTGGGAGCGGCCTCGCGAGTGCACCGCGTACCTGCTTGAGCGGTTACCGTCTGGAGTCCAGCGAGGGGTCTTGGCGCCCTCGGGAGGGCCGTGCGTGTCCGTTGTGGGGTGACCGCAAGGCAGCGCCGCCCTGGGTTCGCAAGGAAGCCGCGTGCCCGGCGGTGAGGCTCCGGCGAGCGGCACGTCGTCCCGAGGCCCCCTACTTCGAGGTTTCTCGCCGCGGGCACGTTGTTAACGTCCGCGCCGTGGCTTCGACCTCGCTCCCCTCCCCCACCGTGCTTCAGCCCGACGAGGCACGGCGATTCCTCATCGGACAACATGGCCTCGCGCGTCCGCTCCATCCTCCGGGAGCACGCGGTGCCCGAGCGCTCCTCAAGGCGCTGCGCTGCATCCAGCTCGACCCGCTGGATGTCATCGGCACCAACGCGGACCTCGTCGCCCTCGCGCGTGTGGATGGCCTTACGCGTGGCGACGTGTACCGTCACCTCCTGCCCGGTCACGCCTTCGAGCACTTCGCCAAGGAGCGCTGCCTGCTCCCCGCGAGCGCCTTCCCGTACTACCGCGACCACGCCATCCAGGCGCCATGGTGGCGGCAAGAGGAGCGGCTCAAGCGCATCCCTGAATCCGTCCTCCATGCCGTGCTCGATGAAGTCACGCGCAAGGGCCCTTCGTCCTCGCGTGACCTGACGGACCACGGCACCGTGAAGCCCCTCGACTGGAGCGGCTGGAAGAGCACCGCGCGCGCCACCGCCATGGCCCTGGATGTCCTCTGGACGCGCTGCCAGGTGGTCGTCTGCGGACGCGGCCCCGGAGGCAAGCTCTACGACATCCCCCGTCGCGCCCTGCCTCGCATGGCCGAGGCGGCGGTGAAGACACCCTTCCAGCGGTGGGCCCTCCTGGAGCGGGTGGAGGCCGCGGGCTTGCTGAGCCGCGCCAGCGGGCCTCACTGGTCCTCGCTGTCCGACGTGCGCACCGCCGCGCTGCCCGACGCGCTCGTCGCAGAAGGAGCGCTCGAGGAAGTCTCCGTGCCCGGCTCTCCCCGCCGCTACCTCGCGCCCATGGGCTTTCGGGAGCGCGAGTTCCCGGAGCCCGACACGCGCATGCGCATCCTCGGCCCCCTGGACCCGGTGCTGTGGGACCGGGGACTGGTGCGCGTGGCCTTCGGCTTCGACTACGTGTGGGAGGTCTACAAGCCCGCGGCCCAGCGACAGTGGGGCTGGTACGTGTGCCCCCTGCTGCACCGAGGCAAGCTCGTGGGTCGACTGGAAGCACGCGTGCGCGAAGGCGAGCTCCAGGTCGACAACCTGTGGCGCGAGAAGGGCGCGAAGCTGGACGACGCGGCCCTGGACGAAGCGCTCGCGAGACATGCGGTGGCGTGTGGCGCGCAGCTCGCTCGCCGGCCTCGGGCCCGCGTCGCGTCCTGAAGCTCAGGGCCCGGGCTTGGGCAGCTCCCGCTCCAGGGCCTCCGCCGCTCCCGCATCCCGCTGCACACCGAAGCGCTGGCGGGAGCAGACCAGGAGCTGCCCCGCGTAGACCGTGTCCGAGAGCGCGCCCACATAGTCGCCGTGCTCGG
This window contains:
- a CDS encoding winged helix DNA-binding domain-containing protein, whose amino-acid sequence is MASTSLPSPTVLQPDEARRFLIGQHGLARPLHPPGARGARALLKALRCIQLDPLDVIGTNADLVALARVDGLTRGDVYRHLLPGHAFEHFAKERCLLPASAFPYYRDHAIQAPWWRQEERLKRIPESVLHAVLDEVTRKGPSSSRDLTDHGTVKPLDWSGWKSTARATAMALDVLWTRCQVVVCGRGPGGKLYDIPRRALPRMAEAAVKTPFQRWALLERVEAAGLLSRASGPHWSSLSDVRTAALPDALVAEGALEEVSVPGSPRRYLAPMGFREREFPEPDTRMRILGPLDPVLWDRGLVRVAFGFDYVWEVYKPAAQRQWGWYVCPLLHRGKLVGRLEARVREGELQVDNLWREKGAKLDDAALDEALARHAVACGAQLARRPRARVAS